Proteins encoded within one genomic window of Nitrospinaceae bacterium:
- a CDS encoding tripartite tricarboxylate transporter substrate binding protein encodes MSKIKWRFAFAVVLSMSLLFMGTTTADAAKKFPWKPIKLIVALGAGGGHDLNARAVASVAYTYLGQPMIVQLMPGAGGKIGMGALKRAKPDGHTLMMASSSHLSVSPHVRNMGYDSFKDFEYVYLFTKADYMMAALASQPWKNFKQFKAFAKKNPGKLSYGSSGIFGVGHLMLLKVMADAGIKLKHIPFKGGGPAYRSGLGGHIDTFGALPATGGTLGRYRRGQVQILGISAEKRNKLFPKVPTWREQGVDFVLASKRFVIGPKGIPQENIDTLVNGFNKLVKDKTYKRLLSKMGDKPTPISGDALKKNIQEEFAAYGKILKSVGATKKK; translated from the coding sequence ATGAGTAAAATCAAATGGCGTTTCGCTTTTGCAGTTGTACTGTCTATGTCGCTTCTTTTCATGGGAACGACTACAGCCGATGCGGCGAAGAAATTTCCGTGGAAGCCGATTAAATTGATCGTTGCCCTGGGTGCTGGCGGTGGTCATGACTTGAATGCGCGGGCCGTGGCAAGTGTCGCCTATACGTATCTGGGCCAGCCCATGATCGTTCAGCTCATGCCCGGCGCTGGCGGCAAGATCGGTATGGGTGCGTTGAAAAGAGCCAAACCTGATGGCCATACACTGATGATGGCATCGTCATCCCACCTTTCGGTTAGCCCGCATGTCCGCAATATGGGCTACGATTCCTTCAAAGACTTTGAGTACGTCTATCTGTTTACTAAAGCCGACTACATGATGGCGGCGTTGGCGTCGCAGCCATGGAAAAATTTCAAGCAATTCAAGGCCTTTGCGAAAAAGAACCCCGGAAAGTTGAGCTATGGTTCATCGGGCATTTTCGGTGTTGGCCACTTGATGCTCTTGAAGGTGATGGCTGACGCGGGAATTAAATTAAAACATATCCCCTTTAAAGGCGGGGGCCCCGCTTATCGATCCGGCCTGGGTGGCCATATCGATACCTTCGGTGCGCTTCCGGCCACGGGCGGAACTTTGGGCCGGTATCGAAGGGGACAGGTTCAAATTCTGGGCATTTCCGCCGAAAAACGGAACAAGCTATTTCCCAAAGTGCCTACATGGCGTGAGCAAGGGGTGGATTTTGTTCTTGCCTCGAAGCGTTTTGTCATCGGCCCTAAAGGAATTCCCCAGGAAAATATTGACACTTTGGTGAATGGTTTCAATAAGCTGGTAAAAGACAAAACTTACAAAAGACTACTCAGCAAAATGGGCGACAAGCCTACCCCGATTTCGGGGGACGCTCTTAAGAAAAATATTCAAGAAGAATTTGCGGCGTATGGGAAAATTTTGAAGAGCGTCGGCGCGACGAAGAAAAAATAA
- a CDS encoding C4-dicarboxylate ABC transporter permease — MIDQIFEGLRIALTWQAISMVAVGVFAGIAVGAIPGLTGVMATAVLVPFSFFMSPTLGIPFLLGVHKGSLFGGSIPAILVNTPGTPPAAATCLDGYPLAQKGEAKSAIQMALYSSTLGDTFSDIALIVAAIPIAALALKFGPAEFFGLLVMGLTVISSVTGASVPKGIISALIGLLIGAVGLDAITGAERFTFGFDTLQGGIGLVPLLIGLFAISEVMIQVEKKTSVLSERPETSHLKGGRSLTMGEFKKTGRTIFRSAIIGTIVGAIPGTGSSIATFIGYGAAKRASKNPEEFGHGSYEGVAAAEAANSAVAGADLIPTLTLGIPGGGTAAILMGAFIAQGLRPGPSLFEENGPTMYAIFTLLLIGNPIMLLQGWLLTPFFAAIVTIRQALLIPCIILFCVVGSYIFHNNLGDVELALVAGAFGYVLRKLHFPLAPLVIAYIITPMAERSFKQAMLLSDGDYTVFFTKPISLFFIILAVIILILSVWKQPKVSAE; from the coding sequence ATGATAGATCAAATTTTTGAAGGCCTTAGAATTGCACTGACTTGGCAAGCCATTTCCATGGTTGCGGTGGGTGTTTTCGCCGGAATTGCTGTTGGGGCGATTCCCGGATTAACGGGGGTCATGGCCACAGCTGTTTTGGTTCCCTTTTCTTTTTTTATGTCTCCCACTCTGGGTATCCCATTTCTCCTTGGCGTTCACAAGGGCTCGTTGTTCGGAGGCTCGATTCCGGCGATTCTTGTTAATACCCCGGGCACGCCGCCTGCGGCGGCAACCTGCCTAGACGGCTATCCACTCGCGCAAAAGGGCGAGGCCAAAAGCGCCATACAGATGGCGTTATATTCATCCACCCTTGGGGACACTTTTAGTGATATCGCTTTGATCGTTGCAGCCATACCTATCGCAGCCCTCGCCCTTAAGTTCGGGCCCGCAGAGTTTTTTGGATTGCTTGTGATGGGTTTGACCGTTATTTCCAGTGTAACCGGGGCATCTGTTCCGAAAGGGATTATCTCTGCCTTGATAGGACTGTTGATCGGCGCTGTTGGTCTTGATGCCATTACAGGCGCAGAACGCTTTACTTTTGGGTTTGACACCTTGCAAGGGGGCATTGGCCTGGTCCCTCTTTTGATTGGTCTGTTCGCCATTAGCGAGGTGATGATCCAGGTCGAGAAGAAAACGTCTGTGCTTTCCGAGAGACCGGAAACCTCCCATTTGAAAGGGGGACGCTCCCTCACAATGGGGGAATTTAAAAAAACAGGCAGAACAATTTTTCGTTCAGCAATTATCGGAACGATTGTCGGCGCCATTCCCGGCACCGGCTCTTCTATTGCTACATTTATCGGCTACGGGGCCGCGAAAAGAGCTTCGAAAAACCCCGAAGAATTTGGCCATGGCAGTTATGAAGGGGTTGCCGCAGCAGAGGCGGCCAATAGTGCGGTTGCTGGCGCCGACCTGATTCCCACTTTGACGCTGGGCATACCCGGTGGGGGAACGGCGGCTATCTTGATGGGTGCGTTTATCGCCCAGGGGTTAAGGCCGGGGCCATCACTGTTCGAGGAAAATGGCCCCACCATGTACGCCATTTTCACCCTGCTCTTGATAGGCAACCCGATCATGTTGCTTCAGGGTTGGCTCCTGACCCCATTTTTCGCCGCCATTGTGACAATTCGGCAAGCTCTGTTGATTCCGTGCATCATCTTGTTTTGCGTGGTGGGAAGCTACATTTTCCATAACAATCTTGGTGATGTTGAACTTGCTCTGGTTGCCGGTGCTTTTGGTTATGTTTTGAGAAAATTGCACTTTCCTCTGGCGCCTCTTGTGATAGCCTACATTATCACCCCAATGGCCGAGCGTTCATTCAAGCAAGCTATGCTGCTCTCCGATGGGGATTACACTGTTTTTTTCACAAAACCGATTTCTTTATTTTTCATTATATTAGCTGTAATAATTTTGATTCTGAGTGTCTGGAAGCAACCGAAGGTTTCTGCTGAATAG